Proteins from one Ipomoea triloba cultivar NCNSP0323 chromosome 1, ASM357664v1 genomic window:
- the LOC116029645 gene encoding tubby-like F-box protein 8: MSFRSIARDIKDSIGSLSRRSFEFRLTGHQRGKSHGAVHELHDQPVIIQNSCWASLPPELLRDVIKRLESSESAWPARKHVVACAGVCRSWREMCKEIVHNPEFSGKLTFPVSLKQPGQRDGAIQCFIKRDKSNLTYRLFLCLSPALLVENGKFLLSAKRNRRTTHTEYIISMDADNISRSSNTYIGKLRSNFLGTKFIIYDTQPPYNSTHISDPGCTSRRFYSKKVSPKVPTGSYNIAQVTYELNVLGTRGPRKMHCVMYSIPISSLEPGGIVPGQPELLPRSLEDSFRSISFSKSIDNSTEFSSARYSDIIGPRDDDDDDAAKERPLVLRNKPPRWHEQLQCWCLNFRGRVTVASVKNFQLIAATQPPAGAPTPAQPPQSDPDKIILQFGKVGKDMFTMDYRYPLSAFQAFAICLSSFDTKLACE; the protein is encoded by the exons ATGTCATTTAGAAGTATAGCTCGTGACATTAAGGATAGTATTGGGAGCTTATCAAGGCGAAGTTTTGAGTTTAGGTTGACTGGCCATCAGAGGGGGAAGTCTCATGGGGCTGTCCATGAGTTGCATGACCAGCCTGTAATCATCCAGAACAGCTGTTGGGCTAGCCTCCCACCTGAGTTACTTCGAGATGTAATTAAAAGGTTGGAGTCTAGTGAGAGTGCGTGGCCTGCTCGCAAGCATGTTGTTGCCTGTGCTGGTGTTTGCCGATCATGGAGAGAGATGTGCAAGGAAATTGTTCATAATCCAGAGTTCTCAGGAAAGTTGACTTTCCCAGTCTCTCTGAAGCAG CCAGGGCAACGAGATGGAGCCATTCAATGTTTCATAAAGAGAGACAAATCTAATTTAACTTACCGCCTTTTCCTCTGTCTTAGCCCAG CCTTGCTGGTAGAAAATGGAAAGTTTCTTCTCTCTGCTAAGCGGAACCGGAGGACTACTCATACAGAATATATTATCTCGATGGATGCAGATAACATATCGCGGTCTAGTAACACTTACATTGGAAAACTGAG gtCAAATTTTCTTGGGACTAAGTTCATAATTTATGACACTCAGCCACCATACAACAGCACTCATATATCCGATCCTGGTTGTACAAGCCGCAGATTCTACTCAAAGAAAGTTTCCCCCAAAGTCCCTACTGGAAGCTACAACATTGCACAAGTCACATATGAACTGAATGTTCTTGGCACCAGAGGGCCACGGAAAATGCATTGTGTCATGTATTCAATCCCGATCTCGTCTCTTGAGCCTGGCGGCATTGTCCCTGGTCAGCCTGAGCTGCTTCCTCGCTCACTTGAGGATTCATTCAGGAGCATCTCCTTTTCAAAATCAATTGATAATTCAACCGAGTTCAGTAGTGCAAGGTATTCGGACATAATTGGTCCAcgggatgatgatgatgatgatgctgcAAAGGAAAGACCTTTAGTACTTCGGAATAAACCTCCGAGATGGCACGAGCAGTTGCAGTGTTGGTGTCTTAATTTCAGGGGAAGGGTAACCGTTGCCTCTGTCAAGAATTTCCAGCTGATCGCCGCAACACAGCCGCCTGCTGGTGCCCCAACGCCAGCTCAGCCACCCCAGTCTGATCCCGACAAGATCATCCTGCAGTTCGGGAAGGTTGGCAAAGATATGTTCACCATGGATTACCGATATCCTTTGTCCGCCTTTCAGGCATTCGCCATCTGTTTAAGCAGCTTTGACACAAAGCTCGCATGTGAATAA